The following nucleotide sequence is from Nitrosopumilus adriaticus.
TTTTAGATGGTTTGCAGATGTAGAGCCTCAAAGAGAAGGAGTGATAATTAAAATTCAAAAAAGTAGAAAAGAACCCATTGAGATTATTCAGATCAGTAAAGAACAAAATATTTTAGAATTTGGCAATGTAATTAAAGAAGCCTTTGAAAAAATTCACTAGTATGCAACATCAAACTTTGAAAATTCGCCACTAAATTTTTCATTTCGTATTTCTATATCTTCAACAATTGCATTTGCAGGTCCACCATGAGCCCATTCAACTAATCTTGTAACATTTTCTGTATCACCTTCTAAAACGGCTTCAACACGACCATCCTTCAAATTTTTGACCCAACCATAAACATTGTTTTGTTTTGCTTTCGCTTTTAATGTCTGACGAAAAAAAACTCCTTGTACTCTACCAGTTACAAAAATTCTAATTCGTTGTTTTGACATTAGAGATAGATTTCAAAGAGTCATTAATCAATTTTAGGCTATAGAAAAAAACTATTTCCTTTCTTTGATTCTAGCTCTACCAGTCTTTCTAGCAGCAATACTTCCCACTTTAGCACCTGGAGGGGCATCTCTTGAAACGGTTGAGCTTTGTCCAACATGTTGATGACGACCACCACCGTGTGGGTGAACGTAAGCTGCTTGAGCAACACCTCTAACAATTGGATATTTCTTTCCTTTAGCCTTAAAACTACGCCACTTGTTGCCTGCACTCATAAAGTGTCGTTCACTTGCTCCACCACCAGCTAGAGTACCAATCATAGCCCTATTCTTTGGATTTAGAGTAGTAAATCTCCCAGATGGTAGTTTAACAGTAACTCCCTCATCACCATGAGAGAAAATAGTTGCATCAGTACCTGCAGATTTTACAATAGCACCACCATCACCAAAATGCTTTTCAATATTACAGACAATTGTACCGTCAGGGATATTTTGTACACTAATTACATTACCCTTCTCAATCTTTGATTTTAATCCAAATTGTAAAATTTCACCTACTTTAGCTCCCAAAATTGCTGGAACGTATGATACGGATCCATCTTCAAATCTAATCTTGGCTAATGGTGCTTCTCGTCCACGTTCGTGAACCAAATCGATAATTTCCCCTTCATGTTGTTCTGCAAGTGGAAATCGAGGGTAATTTGCTTTGGAGCCTACTTTTCCAGTAGATGTAGATCTAAACTGCATTCCTCCACGGCCACGTCTTCGAACTAATGGTCTCTTACCCATGTTGATCGTTTCCTACGGAAAGAGGATTTTAAGCTTGTGATGGCTATTGTAAGTTAAGAAAATTACCACAAAGGTATAAAAATTAGACAGAGGGCATTTCTGTATGAGCCAAAGTGGTCTTTCTCTCAAAGTTCTTGAAGCATATACTAGAGATGTTGGGAGAGGAGTAGCAAGAATAGATTATGATTCTATGGATACCCTAAATGCCTCCACAGGCGATGTTATTGAAATTAAAGGTAAAAGGAGAACGGTTGCAAAATGTCTTCCTTTGTATCCATCTGATGAAGGAAAGGGAATTATTAGAATCGATGGGCTTGGAAGGAATAATTCAGGAATTGCAATTGGAGATACAATTTCTGTTAGAAAAATAAAAGCAGTTGCTGCAGAAAAAGTAGTAGTTGCACCATTAGAAGCAATTCCCCCAATTGATGAAAGATATCTTGCAGATGCTCTAGAAAGTGTTCCTTTGATTAAAGGTGATAATGTAATGGTACCATATTTTGGTGGTCGTTTAACTTTTCAAGTTATTGGAGTCACTCCCGCAGCTGATGCTGTTTTAGTTACTCAAAAAACTGTTTTTCATATTGCAGAAAAAGGAGAAACATTACGTGGAGTTCCACAAGTAACCTATGAAGACATTGGGGGTTTAACAGATGAGATTAAAAAAGTCAGAGAGATGATTGAACTTCCCTTAAGACATCCAGAGATTTTTGAAAAGTTGGGAATAGAAGCACCAAAAGGTGTTTTGTTGTATGGTCCTCCTGGAACAGGTAAGACATTACTTGCAAAAGCAGTAGCCAATGAAAGTAATGCACATTTTATCAGTATCTCGGGTCCAGAAATAATGAGTAAGTTTTACGGTGAAAGTGAAGCTAGACTAAGGGAAATTTTCAAAGAGGCTAGAGAAAAAGCTCCATCAATTATCTTTGTAGATGAAATAGATTCTATTGCACCAAAAAGAGAAGAAGTTACTGGAGAAGTTGAAAGAAGAGTTGTTTCTCAAATGTTGTCATTAATGGATGGTCTAGAAGCTAGAGGTAAAGTAATTGTTATTTCTGCAACAAACAGACCAAATGCAATTGATCCTGCACTTAGAAGACCAGGTAGATTTGATAGAGAAATTGAGATCAAAGTTCCAGACAAAAAAGGAAGAAAAGACATCCTTGCAATTCATAGTAGAAACATGCCATTATCTGATGATGTAAATATTGATAAAATTTCAGCAGTTAGTCACGGTTATGTTGGAGCAGACTTGGAATATCTCTGTAAAGAGGCTGCAATGAAATGCTTGAGAAGATTACTACCTATTCTTAATTTAGAAGAAGAGAAAATCCCACCAGAAACTTTAGATAAATTAATCGTAAATAATGATGATTTCCTCAAAGCTTTGATAGAAGTTACACCATCTGGAATGAGAGAAGTTTTCATAGAAAATCCCGATGTAAAATGGGATGATGTTGGTGGATTAGAAGATGTTAAACGTGAACTACAAGAGGCTGTCGAATGGCCTATGAAATATCCTGGGCTTTATGACAAATTAGGCCATAACATGCCAAGAGGAATTTTGCTTCATGGACCAAGTGGAACAGGTAAAACATTACTTGCAAAAGCAGTAGCCACACAAAGTGAAGCAAATTTTGTTTCTGTTAGAGGTCCCGAACTTTTATCAAAATGGGTAGGAGAATCAGAAAGAGGAATCAGAGAGATTTTCAAAAGAGCACGTCAATCTGCCCCATGTGTTGTATTCTTTGATGAAATAGATTCTATTGCACCAATTAGAGGTGCAGGTGGAGAAACAGCAGTTACTGAAAGAGTTGTTAGTCAATTACTTACAGAATTGGATGGAATGGAAAACATGCACGGAGTTATTGTTTTAGCTGCTACAAACAGAGCAGATATGATAGATCCTGCATTATTAAGACCGGGTAGATTTGATAAAATTATTCAAATTCCACTTCCAGATAAAGAAAGCAGAAAGAGTATATTGAAAATTAATGCAGCAAAAATTCCAATAATTGATGATTCAAGTGATCCTCAGCATGTTGACATTGAGAAAATCGCTGATCTAACTGATGGTCTAAGTGGTGCAGATACAGCATCCATTGCGAATACTGCAGTATCTTTAGTTATCCATGAATTTTTGGATTCACATCCAGATACAAAAGATATTGAGAAAACTACAATTGACGCTAAGGTAACAATGAAACACTTTGAAGAAGCAGTCAAAAAAGTCAGAGAACAAAAAGATCTAAAGTTAGGCGAAAAACTAGTTGCATCCTATTACAGGTAGTTTTAATTAAATAACAAATCTAATTCTCATAAATGTCAGAACACAGAGGATATGAAGGTAATTCACTAGATTTTCTTAAGGCAAATAAAATTATAGTGGGGGATTCTGTTAAGATCACTGCAGATATTACGTATTCAGGCATAATAATGCCAAGATATGAACATAGTGATGATAAACATATTGTTTTGAAATTAAAAAACGGATATAATATAGGATTAGAAATTTCTGAAATAAAAAAAATTGAAAAAAGTGAAAGTATAGAAAAAATAATTGAAAAAAGTGAAAGTATAGAAAAAAGTGAAGGGCTACCAAAAATTTTACTTT
It contains:
- a CDS encoding acylphosphatase, with the protein product MSKQRIRIFVTGRVQGVFFRQTLKAKAKQNNVYGWVKNLKDGRVEAVLEGDTENVTRLVEWAHGGPANAIVEDIEIRNEKFSGEFSKFDVAY
- a CDS encoding 50S ribosomal protein L2, giving the protein MGKRPLVRRRGRGGMQFRSTSTGKVGSKANYPRFPLAEQHEGEIIDLVHERGREAPLAKIRFEDGSVSYVPAILGAKVGEILQFGLKSKIEKGNVISVQNIPDGTIVCNIEKHFGDGGAIVKSAGTDATIFSHGDEGVTVKLPSGRFTTLNPKNRAMIGTLAGGGASERHFMSAGNKWRSFKAKGKKYPIVRGVAQAAYVHPHGGGRHQHVGQSSTVSRDAPPGAKVGSIAARKTGRARIKERK
- a CDS encoding CDC48 family AAA ATPase; translated protein: MSQSGLSLKVLEAYTRDVGRGVARIDYDSMDTLNASTGDVIEIKGKRRTVAKCLPLYPSDEGKGIIRIDGLGRNNSGIAIGDTISVRKIKAVAAEKVVVAPLEAIPPIDERYLADALESVPLIKGDNVMVPYFGGRLTFQVIGVTPAADAVLVTQKTVFHIAEKGETLRGVPQVTYEDIGGLTDEIKKVREMIELPLRHPEIFEKLGIEAPKGVLLYGPPGTGKTLLAKAVANESNAHFISISGPEIMSKFYGESEARLREIFKEAREKAPSIIFVDEIDSIAPKREEVTGEVERRVVSQMLSLMDGLEARGKVIVISATNRPNAIDPALRRPGRFDREIEIKVPDKKGRKDILAIHSRNMPLSDDVNIDKISAVSHGYVGADLEYLCKEAAMKCLRRLLPILNLEEEKIPPETLDKLIVNNDDFLKALIEVTPSGMREVFIENPDVKWDDVGGLEDVKRELQEAVEWPMKYPGLYDKLGHNMPRGILLHGPSGTGKTLLAKAVATQSEANFVSVRGPELLSKWVGESERGIREIFKRARQSAPCVVFFDEIDSIAPIRGAGGETAVTERVVSQLLTELDGMENMHGVIVLAATNRADMIDPALLRPGRFDKIIQIPLPDKESRKSILKINAAKIPIIDDSSDPQHVDIEKIADLTDGLSGADTASIANTAVSLVIHEFLDSHPDTKDIEKTTIDAKVTMKHFEEAVKKVREQKDLKLGEKLVASYYR